The DNA sequence AAAGCTATTGGTGAAATCGGTTTGGATTATTATTACGAAGATGGTCCAACTCGTGAAAATCAAATAAAAAGCATGGAAGGACAATTAAAATTAGCTAAAAAATTTAATTTGCCAGTTGTAATCCATATCAGAGATAAAGAAGATTGCGATCAGGCTTATCAAGACGTTTATGATCTAATGAAAAAATACAAAGTTAAATTTATGTTACATACCTATAGCGGAACTGTTGAATGAGCCGAAAAATTTAAAGAATTAGATGCATATTTTAGTTTTAGTGGAACTGTAACTTTTGCTTCAAATCAGAATGCTAGAAATGTAATAAAAATTGTTCCATTGAATAGAATTTTAGTTGAAACTGATAGTCCATACTTAAGACCACACCCGTATGTTGATGAAAAAAATGAACCAAATAAAGTTTTATTTGTGTCTTATTATATTGGTGGTTTATTAGAAATGGGTATGGATAAATTTGTATCAATTGTTAATAAAAACTTAAGAGAGTTGTTTAATATTAAGTAATGAAAAAAGAAGTATATGCTAAAAAGAAGTTTGGTCAAAATTTTTTAATTGATCAAAATATTATTAAAAAAATAATTGATGTTTCACAACCAAAAAATAAAAATATTATTGAAATAGGTCCAGGCCGTGGAGCACTAACAAAAATACTTGTTAAAGAAGCAAATAAACTAGATTGTTTTGAAATTGATCCGGACATGGTTGAAATTTTAAAAAAGGAAATCCATGATGATAATTTCACACTTAACCAAATGGATTTTCTTGAGGCTGATTTACAAAAATATAAAAATTACGATGTTATTGCTAACATTCCATACTACATTACAACCGATATACTTTTTAAAATTTTTGATCAAGTAGAAAACTTTAATAGTGCTATTTTGATGGTTCAAAAAGAAGTTGCTCAAAGAATTATTGCTAAAAAAAATTCACCTGATTATTCAAAACTTTCACTAACTTGTCAATATTTAGCTGATTGTAAATTAGAATTTATTGTAAAAGCAAATTCATTTAACCCAGCTCCAAAAGTTGATTCAGCAATAATTTCATTAAAGTTTAAGAAGAATATGAAAAACTACTCTGAATTAAAAGAATTCTTTAAACTTTGTTTTTTAGCAAGAAGAAAAAAATTAACTTATTCTTTAACAAATAAATTTTCAACAAATGCAATAAAAAAAGCATATGAAAAATTAAACATTGATGAAAATATTAGAATTCAGCAACTAGATTTAGAGGAAATTGTAAAGCTATATCAATATTTAACAGAGTTTCAAAATTAGAATGTGTTAAACATTCTTTTTTTATTAAAAAAAGATCAACAAATCAAACCTTTAGATTTTTTTATATTATAATTAAGTAAAAATTATAAAAAAGGTGGAGAAAATGAAAAAGAAAGATGTGATGCTTTTTGGTCTCGATAAGTCTAAGACTTTAGCAAATAAAGTATCTGAAATTTTAAATATTCCTTTAACAGGAATTACCAAAACAGTTTACGCTGATGGTGAAATAATGATGGTTGCTGATGAAACAGTAAGAGGAAAAGATGTTTACATTATTGCAAACACTTCTAGACCTGTTAATGACAACATCATGGAATTATCTTTATTTTTAGATTCTTTAAAAAGAGCTAGTGCTAGATCAATTACTGTTTGTTTAAGTTATTATGGTTATGCAAGACAAGATAGAAAAGCTGCAGGAAGACAACCTATTGGAGCTAAATTAGTTGCAGACTTTTTACAAAAAGCAGGTGCAACAAAATTAATTTGTGTTGACTTACACAACCCTTCAATTCAAGGATTTTTTGATATTCCAATCGACGATTTAAGAGGACAATATCCTTTGGCCAAAGCTTTAGTAGCTAGAAATGAGAAATTTACAGTTGTATCTCCAGACCATGGTGGAACTGTTAGAGCAAGAAAGTTGGCTGAGTTGATTGCTAACACAGTAAGAATTAGTATTATTGATAAAAGAAGAACTGGTGTAAATCAAACTGAGGTCATGGGTCTTATTGGAAACATAGAAGATCAAAATGCAGTTATTATTGATGATATTATAGACACAGGTGGAACAATATTAAAAGCCGTTGACGCATTAAAAGAAAACGGAGCTAAAAAAATTATTGTTATGGCTAGTCATGGAATTTTTTCTAAAGGTTTTGATGCTTTTGAACAAAATCCTAATGTTGAAAAAGTTATTATTACTGACTCAATTGATAACTATGAATTAGCTAAAAAATACACAAAACTTGAAATTGTAAGTTTAGGTGAATTTTTGGCTGGTGTTATTGAATCATCGATCGAAGGAAAAAGTATTTCAGATTTATACACAAAATTCAAAAGGAATATTAAAAAAATATAATGACAAATAAAGAAATTGTTATTAATTATTGTAAAAACAATAATTATGATTTTTCTTCACTTGAAAAATATGTTAATTTTATAGAAGAAAAGAACAAAGTAATGAATTTAACTGGTTTTTACGACGATAAATTGTGAGGAGAAGGAATTTATGAATCTCTGATGTACATGGAAGAAGTTTGTAAAAATCAAGAAAATATTGAAATTTTAGATATTGGTGCTGGAGTAGGTTTTCCATCAATTCCTTTTGTTTTATTAAATAGTAAAAATAAACTAACAATTTACGAACCCATTCAAAAAAGAGTTAATTTTTTAAATGAAGTTATAACAATGTTTAATATTAAAGATAGAGTTAAAGTTATTAGAACCCGTTCAGAAGAAGTTTTAGAAAAAAATATTTTCGATTTAATAGTTGCCAGAGCTGTGGCTGATGTTAGAAGTATGCTTATGAGTTCATTCCATTTATTAAAAATAAACGGAAATATGTCTTTGATCAAAGGACAAAATTACTCATCTGAAATAGAAAATGCTGAAGATATTTTAAAAAAACTTAAATATAACATTAATGTTAAGAAATTAGAAATTAAAAATACCGAAAAACACAACTTTATTGTTGAAATAACTAAATTGAGAAGCACACCAAAAGAATTCCCATATAAATGAAAAGACATAAAAAAATAGGAGAAATATATGAGTGATAAATTATTGAAAAATGATTTCTTTACATATGTAAATCAAGATTGATTAAGAAATACTCCAATTCCTTCTGATAGAAGTGAAATAAGTTCGTATTCACAAAAAAGTCTTGAAATCGATGAAGAGTTAAGAAAATTAATGACAAATTGAGCTGGAAACGAAAAATTAATTCCTAATGAATATAAAATTAAAGAAATGGTTAATTTTTACAAAATGCTTATTGATGTTGAAAATAGAGAAAAAACAGCATGAAAAAGCATAAAAAATGAAGTTGATTTAATTTTAAGTATCAATAATTACGATGAAATTTATAAAAAAATCAATGAATTTGAAGAAATTTTAGCTTTCACACCTTTACAATTAAGTATTTCTGAAGATTTTATAAACAATAAAATTTACACTATATGAGCAAATGATTATAGAGGTTTATTACCTTCTAAAGAATATTATGAAGATGAAGAAAAGAAAACAAAGATACTAAATGCTGTTAAAAATGTTGCTTCAAAATTAATGAAGTTATATGGTTTTGATGATAAAAAAATTGAAAATATAATTTCTCAAGCTTTTGAATTTGATCAATTAGCTGCTCAATTCATGAAATCAAGCGAAGAAAAGGCAGATACAGCTAAATATTACAATCCTTATAAAATAGATGACTTTGTTAAAATTTTTAATAATTTTAATGTTAAAGATTACATTTTATATGCAATTAAAGAATTGCCAGATCAAATTATTGTTGAAAATCCAAAATATATTAATAACTATAAAAATATCTACAATCAAGAGAATTTTGAAAAATTTAAATCACTTATTTTAGTTAAAAATTTCTTATTCTACGGTTCATTTTTAACTGAAGAAACTAGAAAAATTTCTTTTGAATTAACTGAAGTTCTTACTGGTGCTAAAGAAAATAAAAGTCTCGAAAAGTGAGCATACTATTTAACATTATCATACTTCGGTGAAGTTTTTAGTTTATATTATGGTAAGAAAAACTTTAGTGACGAAGCTAAAGAAGATGTCAAAAAAATGGTTTACAAAATAATTGATGTATACAAAAATAGACTAAAACAAAATACATGATTGTCAAGTGACACAATTAAAATGGCAATTAAAAAGCTGGAAAAAATTCAACCAATGGTTGGTTATCCAGATTATATTGAAAAATATTTTGATGAGTTTAATGTAATAAGTTTCGAAGAAAATGGAGATTTACTAAGTAATTTTAGATATTTGGATAAAGTTGTTACAAGATTTGAATATTCAAAATATAATCAAAATGTTGATGAAAATATTTGACATATGGGTTCGTATGAAGTGAATGCTTATTTCAATCCATTTTCTAATAGAATAGTTTTTCCAGCGGGTTATTTACAAGCTCCATTTTATGATTATAATGCTTCAAGTGGTAAAAATTATGGTGGTTTAGGTATGACAATAGGTCATGAAATTTCTCATGCCTTTGACAATAATGGTGCACAGTTTGATGAAAATGGTAGTTTCAATAATTGATGAACTGATCAAGATTATGAAAATTTTAAAACCAAAACGAAAAAAATGATTGAATTGTTTGATAATTATGATACTGAATTTGGAAAAGTTAATGGAAAGCTTACAGTTTCTGAAAATATAGCTGATAATGGAGGAATTATTTCAGCCTTAATTGCTGGTTCAAGTGAAAAAGATTTTAACCTTGATGATTTCTTTAAAAATTACGCATATTGCGAAAGAGGTTATGCAAATAAAGAACATTCAATTAGAAGATTATTAACAGATGTTCACTCACCTGCTAAAGAAAGAGTCAATCTACAACTAAAAAATATTAAGGAATTCCAAGAATTTTACAATATAGAAGAAGGTGATGAATTATTTTCTAAAAAAGATGATATTTTTGAAATATGATAATATAAATGACGTATTTTATAAAAAATCCATATAAATATACGTCTTTTTTATTTTTACGATTAAAATAATTTATATTACAAGGAGAAATTTTGATTGAATTAAAAAATATAAGTAAGAAATTTAATGATCAAGTTATCTTTGAGAATTTAAATTTAAGATTTCCTAAAAATAGGATGATCTTCATTACTGGCAGATCAGGTAGTGGTAAAACAACACTATTAAATTTAATTTTAGGGATTGAAAATTCAGATTCTGGTGAAATTTATATTGGAGATGAAAAAATAAAACTTAAAGAATACTTGAAAAAAAACAAAATCGACTGTGTTTTTCAAAGTTATAATTTAGTTGAAAATATCTCAGCAATGGATAATATTTTAATCGCTAATCAAATAATTGATAGAGATATAGCCAAAACTGAAATAGTAGAATTAGCTAAAAAATTAGATATTTCTGAGGAAATATTAAATAAAGAAGTAAGTAAATTAAGCGGTGGTCAAAAACAAAGAATAGCAATTTTGAGATCAATAACTAGAGATTCTGAAATTATTTTATGTGATGAACCAACAGGAAATTTAGATCAAAATAATAGCGATGAAGTTTTTAAGATTTTAGCTAGTTTAAAGTCTAATAAAACAATAATTATAATTACTCATGATGTCAAATCAGCTAAGTGTTATGGCGATTATATTTATGATTTAGAAAAAAATGTTTTAGTAAATAATGAAGTTAACGAAATACAAAATACATTAATCACTAATAAAATTGAAGTTAAAATAAAAAATTCAAAATTAAAACCAACACTAAAATTAGTATGGTCGGACTACAAAAAGAAATTTGTATTATTTATTTTACTAATATTATCATTTGTTTTTTCTACTTTACTTATTTCAACTTCAAATAATTTAATACATATCAATGAAAATATGGTGCAATCTAATGTTAATAAAGCTAATTTAGATCAATTTAACTTAGTCAAGAAAAATAAAGCAGTATTTACTAAAGAAGAAATTGAAAACATAACGAATAATTTTAATATAAATAGAGTTGTAGAAGAATACAAATTTAATGAGCAGTATTATTTAGTTAGTTATAATGATAAAAAAACAGTAATAAATAATTTAGAAATTGAAGGTTATGATAATATAGAGTCGAAAAGAAATGAAGTTCAAACATATTCAAACAAAGAAATTAAATTTTTGAAAGAAAATGAAATTATATTAAGTGGTAATATATTAGATAAATTTAAAATAAAACCAGAGGAAATAATAGGAAGCAAAATCAACATTTATAATTATGAATTTAGCGTTGTTGACATAAATTATTTAAGAACTACGGATAATAAATTTATACTAAGTTTTATAAATCCTAATACTAAATTAAAATTAGTTGAAGATAATTTTTTTGATAATGAAAGTTACATATTAAATTACAATGTCGACAATAAAAAGACACAGGCAACATTTACAAATTTAATAAATGATAATGACTTAAAAATTATAGATGGTAGAAAAGTTAATAGTAGTAGTGAAATATTAATTTCATCATCAATCTACAATTCAAATATTAAATTAAATTTTGAGTATTTATTGCAAACGGAAAATAAAAACACTTATGTTAAAGTTGTTGGAGTTTTTGATTCAGAACAAAAAGCAATAGCAGGATCAGATGAATTCATAAAAAATATTAATAAAGCACAACCTAATTTTCTAAAAATTTATAGCGATGACTCAGAAATAAATAAAAAAATTCAAAATATTAATTACTTATATGAGATTTTCAAACCCTCAACCCAATTTTTAGAAAAAATATTACAAAATTCTTTAGGACTTCATACAACTCTTAA is a window from the Mycoplasma anserisalpingitidis genome containing:
- a CDS encoding TatD family hydrolase, with translation MSKKRSKFVDAHCHLTNSSYLLEHIDMIIEQAISNNIEFLVVNGGHEKENLQILKLIERYKQLNILVPAIGIHPEDGKDENDYLRVESLINDSIKAIGEIGLDYYYEDGPTRENQIKSMEGQLKLAKKFNLPVVIHIRDKEDCDQAYQDVYDLMKKYKVKFMLHTYSGTVEWAEKFKELDAYFSFSGTVTFASNQNARNVIKIVPLNRILVETDSPYLRPHPYVDEKNEPNKVLFVSYYIGGLLEMGMDKFVSIVNKNLRELFNIK
- the rsmA gene encoding 16S rRNA (adenine(1518)-N(6)/adenine(1519)-N(6))-dimethyltransferase RsmA; translated protein: MKKEVYAKKKFGQNFLIDQNIIKKIIDVSQPKNKNIIEIGPGRGALTKILVKEANKLDCFEIDPDMVEILKKEIHDDNFTLNQMDFLEADLQKYKNYDVIANIPYYITTDILFKIFDQVENFNSAILMVQKEVAQRIIAKKNSPDYSKLSLTCQYLADCKLEFIVKANSFNPAPKVDSAIISLKFKKNMKNYSELKEFFKLCFLARRKKLTYSLTNKFSTNAIKKAYEKLNIDENIRIQQLDLEEIVKLYQYLTEFQN
- a CDS encoding ribose-phosphate pyrophosphokinase; protein product: MKKKDVMLFGLDKSKTLANKVSEILNIPLTGITKTVYADGEIMMVADETVRGKDVYIIANTSRPVNDNIMELSLFLDSLKRASARSITVCLSYYGYARQDRKAAGRQPIGAKLVADFLQKAGATKLICVDLHNPSIQGFFDIPIDDLRGQYPLAKALVARNEKFTVVSPDHGGTVRARKLAELIANTVRISIIDKRRTGVNQTEVMGLIGNIEDQNAVIIDDIIDTGGTILKAVDALKENGAKKIIVMASHGIFSKGFDAFEQNPNVEKVIITDSIDNYELAKKYTKLEIVSLGEFLAGVIESSIEGKSISDLYTKFKRNIKKI
- the rsmG gene encoding 16S rRNA (guanine(527)-N(7))-methyltransferase RsmG, which translates into the protein MTNKEIVINYCKNNNYDFSSLEKYVNFIEEKNKVMNLTGFYDDKLWGEGIYESLMYMEEVCKNQENIEILDIGAGVGFPSIPFVLLNSKNKLTIYEPIQKRVNFLNEVITMFNIKDRVKVIRTRSEEVLEKNIFDLIVARAVADVRSMLMSSFHLLKINGNMSLIKGQNYSSEIENAEDILKKLKYNINVKKLEIKNTEKHNFIVEITKLRSTPKEFPYKWKDIKK
- a CDS encoding M13 family metallopeptidase, producing MSDKLLKNDFFTYVNQDWLRNTPIPSDRSEISSYSQKSLEIDEELRKLMTNWAGNEKLIPNEYKIKEMVNFYKMLIDVENREKTAWKSIKNEVDLILSINNYDEIYKKINEFEEILAFTPLQLSISEDFINNKIYTIWANDYRGLLPSKEYYEDEEKKTKILNAVKNVASKLMKLYGFDDKKIENIISQAFEFDQLAAQFMKSSEEKADTAKYYNPYKIDDFVKIFNNFNVKDYILYAIKELPDQIIVENPKYINNYKNIYNQENFEKFKSLILVKNFLFYGSFLTEETRKISFELTEVLTGAKENKSLEKWAYYLTLSYFGEVFSLYYGKKNFSDEAKEDVKKMVYKIIDVYKNRLKQNTWLSSDTIKMAIKKLEKIQPMVGYPDYIEKYFDEFNVISFEENGDLLSNFRYLDKVVTRFEYSKYNQNVDENIWHMGSYEVNAYFNPFSNRIVFPAGYLQAPFYDYNASSGKNYGGLGMTIGHEISHAFDNNGAQFDENGSFNNWWTDQDYENFKTKTKKMIELFDNYDTEFGKVNGKLTVSENIADNGGIISALIAGSSEKDFNLDDFFKNYAYCERGYANKEHSIRRLLTDVHSPAKERVNLQLKNIKEFQEFYNIEEGDELFSKKDDIFEIW
- a CDS encoding ATP-binding cassette domain-containing protein; amino-acid sequence: MIELKNISKKFNDQVIFENLNLRFPKNRMIFITGRSGSGKTTLLNLILGIENSDSGEIYIGDEKIKLKEYLKKNKIDCVFQSYNLVENISAMDNILIANQIIDRDIAKTEIVELAKKLDISEEILNKEVSKLSGGQKQRIAILRSITRDSEIILCDEPTGNLDQNNSDEVFKILASLKSNKTIIIITHDVKSAKCYGDYIYDLEKNVLVNNEVNEIQNTLITNKIEVKIKNSKLKPTLKLVWSDYKKKFVLFILLILSFVFSTLLISTSNNLIHINENMVQSNVNKANLDQFNLVKKNKAVFTKEEIENITNNFNINRVVEEYKFNEQYYLVSYNDKKTVINNLEIEGYDNIESKRNEVQTYSNKEIKFLKENEIILSGNILDKFKIKPEEIIGSKINIYNYEFSVVDINYLRTTDNKFILSFINPNTKLKLVEDNFFDNESYILNYNVDNKKTQATFTNLINDNDLKIIDGRKVNSSSEILISSSIYNSNIKLNFEYLLQTENKNTYVKVVGVFDSEQKAIAGSDEFIKNINKAQPNFLKIYSDDSEINKKIQNINYLYEIFKPSTQFLEKILQNSLGLHTTLKYVSLSISLISFLILIITGKMLNDSKTKEIGIFKVLGAKTFVCMLYHITSLIVILLIAGIISFSLYYPIHLWVSSYIQLMEFQVNIDWVYNFKVVSITWISLTILSILIYTIISFKKINEKTSNLLK